A genomic stretch from Novosphingobium resinovorum includes:
- a CDS encoding helix-turn-helix domain-containing protein: MIYQPFPMLGQQLRKWRKARSLTQPALARRLGRDPARISELERDLLGSRWGRDRLTLLAEACDALSVVPVLVPRDQVDKVLETVAGTAGTGHRARPVTTAFDDLFIDLGSEHGNESDGEPGDEPAKDGTD, from the coding sequence ATGATTTATCAGCCATTCCCCATGCTGGGCCAGCAATTGCGCAAGTGGCGCAAAGCCCGCTCGCTGACCCAGCCAGCCCTTGCGCGGCGACTGGGCAGGGATCCCGCCCGGATCTCGGAACTGGAGCGCGATCTGCTGGGATCGCGGTGGGGCCGTGACCGGCTGACGTTGCTGGCCGAAGCCTGTGATGCGCTGAGCGTCGTCCCGGTTCTGGTGCCGCGCGATCAGGTGGACAAGGTGCTGGAGACGGTCGCAGGCACCGCGGGCACGGGCCACCGCGCAAGGCCCGTGACCACCGCCTTCGACGACCTGTTCATCGACCTTGGGAGCGAACACGGCAATGAGTCGGATGGCGAGCCGGGTGACGAACCGGCGAAGGACGGCACTGACTGA
- a CDS encoding DUF2268 domain-containing putative Zn-dependent protease (predicted Zn-dependent protease with a strongly conserved HExxH motif): MTVLPQVSGKLQTAFRTLARLDPQATFPPVTILVGGNNSGGTTGKSGVLIGLEVACRASWLQPDPSDRLFHLIAHEYGHIEQDPALDDENAPTTVLRQSLIEGTAELVAELISGQVSNVHLQSWTQGHVDEIDARFLADADSSDLSGWLYNGVGTPDQPGDLGYWVGYRIARAFYDKAGDKRAALRTLLDLKNPKDILAGSGWGTGPHG, translated from the coding sequence ATGACCGTGCTGCCACAGGTGTCCGGCAAGCTCCAGACGGCGTTTCGCACGCTCGCCCGTCTCGATCCGCAAGCCACCTTCCCGCCCGTCACGATCCTTGTCGGGGGGAACAACAGTGGAGGGACGACCGGAAAGTCAGGTGTGCTTATCGGGCTTGAGGTCGCATGTAGGGCATCGTGGTTGCAGCCCGATCCCTCGGACCGCCTGTTCCACCTGATCGCGCACGAATACGGGCACATCGAGCAGGACCCAGCGCTCGATGATGAGAATGCGCCGACCACTGTCCTGCGCCAATCGCTCATCGAAGGAACTGCCGAGCTCGTCGCCGAGCTGATCTCGGGTCAGGTGAGCAATGTACACCTGCAGTCGTGGACGCAGGGGCACGTCGATGAGATCGATGCGAGGTTCCTGGCCGATGCCGACAGCTCAGACCTGTCTGGCTGGCTTTACAATGGCGTGGGCACCCCCGATCAGCCCGGCGATCTAGGGTACTGGGTGGGCTATCGGATCGCCAGGGCTTTCTATGACAAGGCCGGCGACAAACGTGCAGCGCTTCGCACGCTGCTGGACCTGAAGAATCCCAAAGACATTCTCGCCGGGAGCGGTTGGGGAACGGGGCCGCATGGCTGA
- a CDS encoding alpha-ketoglutarate-dependent dioxygenase AlkB has product MTPFRFQGWTGRRLTASFGWCYDFEAAKPMEAPSIPDWLPPFRDRAAHFAGLAPLLLIQALLIRYDPGAGIGWHRDRPVYEHIIGISLGEPATMRFRQRRGAGFARASRPLEPRAGYHMSGGARYDWEHSIAEMEMPRWSITFRSMANAYAR; this is encoded by the coding sequence TTGACGCCGTTTCGCTTTCAGGGCTGGACTGGAAGACGGCTCACGGCATCGTTCGGGTGGTGCTATGACTTCGAGGCGGCCAAGCCCATGGAAGCGCCGTCGATCCCGGACTGGCTGCCGCCGTTTCGCGACCGTGCAGCGCATTTTGCCGGCCTTGCTCCCCTACTGCTGATCCAGGCCTTGTTGATCCGGTACGATCCCGGTGCCGGCATCGGCTGGCACAGGGATCGCCCGGTCTACGAGCACATCATCGGCATATCGCTCGGAGAGCCCGCGACCATGCGCTTCCGGCAACGGCGCGGCGCAGGCTTCGCGCGGGCCTCAAGGCCTCTGGAACCACGTGCAGGATATCACATGAGCGGGGGTGCTCGATACGACTGGGAGCACAGTATCGCCGAGATGGAAATGCCGCGGTGGTCCATCACCTTTCGCAGCATGGCCAATGCATATGCGAGGTAA
- a CDS encoding type II toxin-antitoxin system HipA family toxin, with translation MAKIPAVMGVHLLDASRGPTRVGTLTRDGDGGVSFVVAETYLQDEQRPVLSLGWFDPSSAEGTRDRLAARTQKVAINGFLPPWFSGLLPEGALHEMVLGEMGPGDHDQFDVLTRLGADLPGAVLVTPETEFPASAGPAEMVDTRGFQAPLPSGLVKFSLAGVQLKFTANLHDERLTVPGRGESGRCIIKVASERYAGLPEAEHAGMLLARSLGVNTADCRLVSRDVVEGIPEEMLEHGDQILVVERFDRSSDGNRIHIEDTAQILGAAGERKYTMGTSETVINAVRRFSTDNRSDILEAVRRIVADVLLGNGDNHLKNWSFRFPAPGQIRLSPAYDIVPTVLFMPGDTMALQFIGTRSFETVNLHRFERVARFLDLDPRWMTREVRNIVVKALDTWPALMPELLPRERASALLLRLEGLRIVQEARG, from the coding sequence ATGGCCAAGATACCTGCCGTCATGGGCGTGCATCTGCTCGATGCGTCGCGCGGCCCGACGCGGGTCGGGACCCTTACCCGCGATGGCGACGGGGGTGTCTCGTTCGTCGTTGCCGAGACCTACCTTCAGGACGAACAGCGACCTGTCCTGAGCCTGGGCTGGTTCGATCCTTCTTCGGCCGAGGGCACGCGCGACAGGCTTGCAGCGCGCACCCAAAAGGTGGCGATCAACGGTTTCCTGCCGCCGTGGTTCTCCGGCCTGCTCCCTGAAGGGGCGCTGCACGAGATGGTGCTGGGTGAGATGGGCCCCGGGGATCATGACCAGTTCGATGTGCTCACCAGGCTGGGCGCCGACCTGCCCGGCGCCGTCCTGGTGACGCCCGAGACGGAATTTCCCGCCTCGGCCGGGCCGGCCGAAATGGTCGACACACGCGGATTTCAGGCGCCCCTGCCCAGCGGGCTCGTCAAGTTCTCGCTGGCGGGCGTGCAGCTCAAGTTCACCGCCAACCTTCATGACGAACGCCTGACGGTGCCCGGGCGCGGAGAAAGCGGGCGGTGCATCATCAAAGTCGCGAGCGAGCGGTACGCCGGCCTGCCCGAGGCGGAGCATGCTGGCATGCTGCTTGCGCGCTCACTGGGCGTGAACACCGCCGATTGCCGGCTGGTCTCGCGCGACGTCGTCGAGGGGATACCCGAGGAGATGCTGGAGCACGGCGACCAGATCCTGGTCGTCGAGCGCTTCGACCGCTCGAGCGACGGCAACCGCATCCACATCGAGGACACCGCGCAGATCCTGGGCGCTGCGGGAGAGCGCAAGTATACCATGGGTACGAGCGAGACGGTGATCAACGCCGTACGGCGCTTCAGCACCGACAACCGCAGCGACATCCTGGAGGCGGTACGGCGCATTGTCGCCGACGTGCTTCTGGGCAATGGCGACAACCACCTCAAAAACTGGTCTTTCCGTTTTCCGGCGCCCGGGCAGATCCGCCTTTCACCGGCTTACGACATCGTGCCCACGGTTCTGTTCATGCCGGGCGACACGATGGCGCTGCAATTCATCGGCACCCGCAGCTTCGAGACCGTCAACCTGCACCGCTTCGAACGGGTCGCCAGGTTCCTGGATCTCGATCCGCGATGGATGACGCGCGAGGTACGGAATATCGTAGTCAAGGCGCTGGACACCTGGCCTGCCCTGATGCCCGAGTTGCTGCCCCGCGAGCGCGCGAGCGCCCTGCTGTTGCGCCTTGAGGGCCTGCGCATCGTCCAGGAAGCGCGCGGCTGA
- a CDS encoding LysE family translocator — protein MIASLITYSAALGIAAAIPGPGVAAVVGQSMGNGLKAALFLLGGIILGDLTYLTVAVAGLAGIAKAFSGAFLVIKVLGGCYLAYIAWKMWTSTGGIVQARAKESPSGLGSFLSGYSLTLGNPKTIVFYLALLPTVLDLGAVGRTGAMGCAGMRHGIDAGGHAGALRNPGASRPQRDRPAIGAATHHACRSRHHRINRRDRLGPGRTGTLAPHLTRDQEVISN, from the coding sequence ATGATCGCGTCCCTCATCACCTATTCGGCAGCGCTGGGCATTGCCGCCGCAATTCCGGGCCCAGGGGTCGCGGCGGTCGTGGGCCAGTCTATGGGCAATGGGCTGAAGGCGGCCCTGTTCCTGCTTGGCGGGATCATTCTGGGCGATCTGACCTACCTTACCGTCGCGGTCGCCGGACTTGCCGGTATCGCCAAGGCCTTCTCGGGCGCCTTCCTGGTCATCAAGGTTCTGGGCGGCTGCTATCTTGCCTACATCGCCTGGAAAATGTGGACCAGTACGGGCGGTATCGTTCAGGCGCGCGCAAAGGAAAGCCCGAGCGGCCTTGGCTCGTTTCTCAGCGGATATTCGCTGACGCTGGGCAACCCCAAGACCATCGTGTTCTACCTTGCCCTTTTGCCCACGGTTCTGGATCTCGGCGCGGTCGGTCGGACTGGCGCAATGGGCTGCGCTGGCATGCGTCACGGCATTGACGCTGGTGGTCACGCTGGCGCCTTACGCAATCCTGGCGCATCGCGCCCGCAGCGTGATCGCCCGGCCATCGGCGCTGCAACGCATCACGCGTGCCGCAGCCGCCATCATCGGATCAACCGGCGTGATCGTCTTGGGCCAGGCCGCACGGGAACTCTCGCGCCGCACCTGACCCGCGACCAGGAAGTCATTTCGAATTAG
- a CDS encoding flagellin, translated as MLSDLVAGGAASAMPPGSDETLVSGTRRFTLPTSDLTPSGFEELISPLAPEDPSYLPITTNAARTFQVDAGVTSGRINLLVDTGSASFEGSSGAGVVEIWQNGVRVAASGADYVRSSEAVAPGTPEAGPFILSFDYDPENGQDIEIRVPAGNAGLAIEGLQLQDPDLTIPEPVERWKSAIAYQTPAAFDSPLASADPEQVAAARDDPFGERALPEGVVAQFPLDPGPLAAHIDIAFDAYERADTMEIWQGGIRLAATGQPAGTEGAQVGEGAARSGLSVLSFDYDPARGPLTVMVNNSEHDASSAWAVGAISMGPYGSSPASTGDVVKVVASSQTTGRGNVRYDFATDTRGGTERIVSRDLSLRSLGLDPIDWDDPDSLAQKVERASGTVGSALRYFGAHSGSLEVRQHSQTVGIAIATEALGNLVDADMSVQSARIAALRLRQQLAAQTLAITNQQPEFLLALFRT; from the coding sequence ATGCTCTCCGACCTGGTCGCCGGCGGTGCGGCGAGCGCTATGCCCCCCGGCAGCGATGAAACGCTGGTAAGCGGAACGCGGCGTTTCACATTGCCGACTTCAGACCTTACGCCCAGCGGGTTCGAGGAACTCATTAGCCCGCTGGCGCCGGAAGATCCCTCATATCTGCCGATCACCACCAACGCTGCCCGCACGTTTCAGGTGGACGCCGGCGTCACTTCAGGCCGGATAAACCTTCTGGTCGACACAGGTTCCGCCAGCTTTGAAGGTTCGAGCGGTGCCGGTGTAGTTGAAATCTGGCAGAACGGGGTGCGTGTCGCCGCATCGGGAGCGGACTATGTCCGCAGCAGCGAGGCGGTCGCCCCCGGAACGCCCGAGGCCGGGCCATTCATTCTCAGCTTCGATTACGATCCCGAGAATGGCCAGGACATTGAAATCCGCGTGCCTGCCGGTAACGCCGGTCTCGCGATCGAAGGGCTGCAGCTCCAGGATCCTGACCTTACGATCCCCGAGCCTGTAGAGCGCTGGAAAAGCGCAATTGCCTATCAGACGCCTGCAGCATTCGATTCTCCCCTCGCCTCGGCGGACCCGGAACAGGTGGCTGCGGCCAGAGACGATCCGTTTGGCGAACGTGCATTGCCCGAAGGGGTCGTCGCTCAGTTCCCATTGGATCCTGGCCCGCTGGCAGCACACATCGACATCGCGTTCGACGCCTACGAACGAGCGGATACCATGGAAATATGGCAAGGCGGGATCCGACTTGCCGCCACGGGTCAGCCGGCGGGCACGGAGGGTGCGCAAGTCGGCGAAGGTGCGGCTCGCAGCGGCCTCAGTGTCCTGAGCTTCGACTATGACCCCGCGCGCGGCCCGCTTACAGTCATGGTCAACAACAGCGAGCATGACGCCTCGAGCGCTTGGGCGGTGGGTGCGATTTCGATGGGACCCTACGGTTCTTCGCCCGCATCGACCGGCGATGTCGTTAAGGTTGTCGCGAGCTCGCAAACCACCGGACGAGGGAATGTGCGATACGACTTTGCAACCGATACGCGAGGCGGCACCGAACGCATCGTATCGCGCGATCTCAGCCTCAGATCACTCGGCCTCGATCCTATCGATTGGGACGACCCTGACAGCTTGGCGCAAAAGGTCGAAAGGGCCAGCGGAACCGTAGGTTCTGCATTGCGCTATTTTGGAGCCCACTCGGGCTCCCTTGAGGTGCGCCAACATAGTCAGACCGTTGGCATTGCCATCGCAACCGAGGCGCTCGGCAACCTGGTGGATGCGGACATGTCTGTTCAGTCGGCTCGAATTGCCGCGCTCCGATTGCGGCAGCAACTCGCTGCGCAAACACTGGCCATCACCAATCAGCAGCCGGAGTTCCTGCTGGCACTGTTCCGCACATGA